The Rhododendron vialii isolate Sample 1 chromosome 8a, ASM3025357v1 genome has a window encoding:
- the LOC131299159 gene encoding uncharacterized protein LOC131299159 isoform X2 — MFVERVGVDSVSEVNQEPNCSTEKHDDQAQVDINSSDLSSIKNCEKKQARKKRKSSGCPIGSIDEGALSSALVAVVLDNSGRDIPSNHLGKAEDGSSVLGGGEISQEKTSGGPNSELLSGKKKKKSKRKKERKLTACPMTSLGSTEEGASPSVLVVPDNSVGEKSLKQSNEVPVACNSLKLMEEVVAGNSTSLLDGGKISHEIGSGECSNGDSKFGKMKEKSKMGNLEDNKTGNSRIHRRKKRKSSACRISSLESIEEGVQESSAAFTCLNHLNEAPEPSYSGKMMEEMVAGLIISQEKASGECSNGGPVCGNERKKSKMENLEESKCNTGISVVMDVSLVDNPETDFGQDSFVRDISSNHLGEAKDGSSIPAAGEVSQEKASGGPNSKLLSGKKKKESKRKKKRKLSACPMSGLGSTEEGASPSVLVVPDSSVGEISLKQLDEVPAPCNVVKLMEEVVAGNDTSLLDGGKISQEIASHDCPNGESDFGKKEESKMGNLEENNAGHGRIHRRKKRKSFACPISSLESIEESLQESSAGYTCLNHMDEAPEPSYTGKMMEDMVTGLGISQEKASCECPVGEPASGNERKKSKMGRKKSKMGNKGNSVVMDVFMVDIPETDFEQFNKDKLDVIQNTVLSEEDRASDDALVSVPSVDNIVVDKLNIQPMLKDAIPSFSKLGVIIDGVRLESPQQSQGGAPLGNLRKKLLVLDVNGLLVDIVPSGAGGYKQHKILSQKAVFKRPFCDDFLQFCFDRFHVGVWSSRTRKNVNTVLDFLMGKSKSNLLFCWDQSHCTKTGYNTVENRAKPLLLKELKNIWEKHEPDLPWASGEYNESNTLLLDDSPYKALRNPDLAVIYGFIWKDWL, encoded by the exons ATGTTTGTTGAAAGAGTGGGTGTTGATTCTGTTTCGGAGGTCAACCAGGAGCCGAATTGTTCAACTGAGAAACACGATGATCAAGCTCAGGTTGATATTAACTCTTCAGATTTGAGTAGCATTAAAAACTGTGAGAAGAAACAggcaagaaaaaagagaaagtcATCTGGTTGCCCGATAGGATCAATCGACGAGGGTGCTTTGTCATCAGCACTGGTAGCGGTTGTACTAGACAATTCTGGAAGAGATATACCATCAAATCATTTGGGTAAAGCAGAAGATGGCTCTTCAGTTCTGGGCGGAGGAGAAATCTCACAAGAAAAAACTTCTGGTGGTCCAAACAGTGAACTTCTATctgggaaaaagaagaagaaatctaagaggaagaaagagagaaagttAACTGCTTGCCCAATGACTAGTTTAGGATCAACAGAGGAGGGTGCTTCTCCGTCGGTACTGGTTGTACCTGACAATTCAGTGGGAGAAAAATCTTTGAAGCAATCGAACGAAGTGCCTGTAGCTTGTAACTCGTTAAAGCTGATGGAGGAAGTCGTAGCAGGAAACAGCACTTCATTACTGGATGGAGGTAAAATCTCACACGAAATAGGTTCCGGTGAATGTTCAAATGGCGATTccaaatttgggaaaatgaagGAGAAGTCTAAGATGGGTAACTTGGAAGACAATAAAACTGGAAACAGTAGAATCCATcggagaaaaaagagaaagtcATCTGCTTGCCGCATAAGCAGTTTAGAATCGATCGAGGAGGGTGTACAAGAAAGTTCAGCGGCATTTACCTGTCTGAATCATTTGAATGAAGCACCTGAACCTAGCTACTCAGGGAAAATGATGGAGGAAATGGTAGCAGGACTTATAATTTCACAAGAAAAAGCTTCCGGTGAATGTTCGAATGGTGGACCTGTATGTGGGAATGAGAGAAAGAAATCTAAGATGGAAAACTTGGAGGAGAGTAAATGTAATACGGGAATCAGTGTTGTGATGGATGTCTCTTTGGTGGATAACCCAGAAACAGATTTTGGGCAAGACAGTTTTGTAAGAGATATATCATCAAATCATTTGGGTGAAGCAAAAGATGGCTCTTCCATTCCGGCCGCTGGAGAAGTCTCACAAGAAAAGGCTTCTGGTGGTCCAAACAGTAAACTTCTatctgggaaaaaaaagaaggaatctaagaggaagaaaaagagaaaattaagtGCTTGCCCTATGTCTGGTTTAGGATCAACAGAGGAGGGTGCTTCTCCATCGGTACTGGTTGTACCTGACAGTTCAGTGGGAGAAATATCTTTGAAGCAATTGGATGAAGTGCCTGCACCTTGTAACGTGGTAAAACTGATGGAGGAAGTGGTAGCAGGAAACGACACTTCATTACTAGATGGAGGTAAGATCTCACAAGAAATAGCTTCCCATGATTGTCCAAATGGTGAATCTGATTTTGGGAAAAAGGAGGAATCTAAGATGGGTAACTTGGAAGAGAATAATGCCGGACACGGTAGAATCCATcggagaaagaagagaaagtcATTTGCTTGCCCCATAAGCAGTTTAGAATCAATCGAGGAGAGTTTACAAGAAAGTTCAGCCGGATATACATGTCTGAATCACATGGATGAAGCACCTGAACCTAGCTATACAGGGAAAATGATGGAGGACATGGTAACAGGACTTGGAATTTCACAAGAAAAAGCTTCCTGTGAATGTCCAGTTGGTGAACCAGCATCTGGGAATGAGAGAAAGAAATCTAAGATGGGGAGAAAGAAATCTAAGATGGGGAATAAGGGAAATAGTGTTGTGATGGATGTCTTTATGGTAGATATTCCAGAAACAGATTTTGAACAGTTTAACAAGGATAAGCTGGATGTGATCCAGAATACAGTGCTATCCGAGGAAGACAGAGCCTCTGATGATGCACTTGTCAGTGTTCCTTCCGTTGACAACATAGTAGTTGACAAATTGAATATACAACCAATGTTAAAGGATGCAATaccttcattttcaaaattgggAGTGATAATAGATGGTGTTAGACTAGAAAGCCCCCAACAGTCACAAGGAGGAGCCCCACTCggaaatttgagaaaaaaacttCTTGTCCTTGATGTGAATGGACTACTTGTTGATATTGTTCCATCTGGGGCTGGAGGATATAAACAACATAAAATACTATCACAGAAAGCAG TTTTTAAGAGGCCCTTCTGTGAcgattttctgcagttttgcTTTGATAGATTTCATGTGGGTGTTTGGTCCTCAAGAACCAG GAAAAATGTGAATACAGTCCTTGATTTTCTTATGGGGAAATCCAAGTCTAATTTGCTTTTTTGCTGG GATCAGTCCCACTGTACAAAGACGGGTTACAACACTGTTGAGAACAGAGCAAAGCCCCTGCTTTTAAAGGAACTTAAAAATATATGGGAAAAGCACGAGCCAGATCTTCCGTGGGCAAGTGGAGAGTATAATGAGTCAAACACACTGTTACTGGATGATTCTCCCTATAAGGCCTTACGCAACCCT GACCTGGCGGTGATCTACGGGTTTATTTGGAAGGACTGGCTTTAG
- the LOC131299159 gene encoding uncharacterized protein LOC131299159 isoform X1, translating into MFVERVGVDSVSEVNQEPNCSTEKHDDQAQVDINSSDLSSIKNCEKKQARKKRKSSGCPIGSIDEGALSSALVAVVLDNSGRDIPSNHLGKAEDGSSVLGGGEISQEKTSGGPNSELLSGKKKKKSKRKKERKLTACPMTSLGSTEEGASPSVLVVPDNSVGEKSLKQSNEVPVACNSLKLMEEVVAGNSTSLLDGGKISHEIGSGECSNGDSKFGKMKEKSKMGNLEDNKTGNSRIHRRKKRKSSACRISSLESIEEGVQESSAAFTCLNHLNEAPEPSYSGKMMEEMVAGLIISQEKASGECSNGGPVCGNERKKSKMENLEESKCNTGISVVMDVSLVDNPETDFGQDSFVRDISSNHLGEAKDGSSIPAAGEVSQEKASGGPNSKLLSGKKKKESKRKKKRKLSACPMSGLGSTEEGASPSVLVVPDSSVGEISLKQLDEVPAPCNVVKLMEEVVAGNDTSLLDGGKISQEIASHDCPNGESDFGKKEESKMGNLEENNAGHGRIHRRKKRKSFACPISSLESIEESLQESSAGYTCLNHMDEAPEPSYTGKMMEDMVTGLGISQEKASCECPVGEPASGNERKKSKMGRKKSKMGNKGNSVVMDVFMVDIPETDFEQFNKDKLDVIQNTVLSEEDRASDDALVSVPSVDNIVVDKLNIQPMLKDAIPSFSKLGVIIDGVRLESPQQSQGGAPLGNLRKKLLVLDVNGLLVDIVPSGAGGYKQHKILSQKAVFKRPFCDDFLQFCFDRFHVGVWSSRTRKNVNTVLDFLMGKSKSNLLFCWDQSHCTKTGYNTVENRAKPLLLKELKNIWEKHEPDLPWASGEYNESNTLLLDDSPYKALRNPPNTAIFPHSYCYKDKRDNSLGPGGDLRVYLEGLALADHVQKYVEQNPFGQRPITNKNLSWGLYCKIIGNTSSEKGENATNDPSACQQEEEDATNDSLACQQQEEDVTDYSSA; encoded by the exons ATGTTTGTTGAAAGAGTGGGTGTTGATTCTGTTTCGGAGGTCAACCAGGAGCCGAATTGTTCAACTGAGAAACACGATGATCAAGCTCAGGTTGATATTAACTCTTCAGATTTGAGTAGCATTAAAAACTGTGAGAAGAAACAggcaagaaaaaagagaaagtcATCTGGTTGCCCGATAGGATCAATCGACGAGGGTGCTTTGTCATCAGCACTGGTAGCGGTTGTACTAGACAATTCTGGAAGAGATATACCATCAAATCATTTGGGTAAAGCAGAAGATGGCTCTTCAGTTCTGGGCGGAGGAGAAATCTCACAAGAAAAAACTTCTGGTGGTCCAAACAGTGAACTTCTATctgggaaaaagaagaagaaatctaagaggaagaaagagagaaagttAACTGCTTGCCCAATGACTAGTTTAGGATCAACAGAGGAGGGTGCTTCTCCGTCGGTACTGGTTGTACCTGACAATTCAGTGGGAGAAAAATCTTTGAAGCAATCGAACGAAGTGCCTGTAGCTTGTAACTCGTTAAAGCTGATGGAGGAAGTCGTAGCAGGAAACAGCACTTCATTACTGGATGGAGGTAAAATCTCACACGAAATAGGTTCCGGTGAATGTTCAAATGGCGATTccaaatttgggaaaatgaagGAGAAGTCTAAGATGGGTAACTTGGAAGACAATAAAACTGGAAACAGTAGAATCCATcggagaaaaaagagaaagtcATCTGCTTGCCGCATAAGCAGTTTAGAATCGATCGAGGAGGGTGTACAAGAAAGTTCAGCGGCATTTACCTGTCTGAATCATTTGAATGAAGCACCTGAACCTAGCTACTCAGGGAAAATGATGGAGGAAATGGTAGCAGGACTTATAATTTCACAAGAAAAAGCTTCCGGTGAATGTTCGAATGGTGGACCTGTATGTGGGAATGAGAGAAAGAAATCTAAGATGGAAAACTTGGAGGAGAGTAAATGTAATACGGGAATCAGTGTTGTGATGGATGTCTCTTTGGTGGATAACCCAGAAACAGATTTTGGGCAAGACAGTTTTGTAAGAGATATATCATCAAATCATTTGGGTGAAGCAAAAGATGGCTCTTCCATTCCGGCCGCTGGAGAAGTCTCACAAGAAAAGGCTTCTGGTGGTCCAAACAGTAAACTTCTatctgggaaaaaaaagaaggaatctaagaggaagaaaaagagaaaattaagtGCTTGCCCTATGTCTGGTTTAGGATCAACAGAGGAGGGTGCTTCTCCATCGGTACTGGTTGTACCTGACAGTTCAGTGGGAGAAATATCTTTGAAGCAATTGGATGAAGTGCCTGCACCTTGTAACGTGGTAAAACTGATGGAGGAAGTGGTAGCAGGAAACGACACTTCATTACTAGATGGAGGTAAGATCTCACAAGAAATAGCTTCCCATGATTGTCCAAATGGTGAATCTGATTTTGGGAAAAAGGAGGAATCTAAGATGGGTAACTTGGAAGAGAATAATGCCGGACACGGTAGAATCCATcggagaaagaagagaaagtcATTTGCTTGCCCCATAAGCAGTTTAGAATCAATCGAGGAGAGTTTACAAGAAAGTTCAGCCGGATATACATGTCTGAATCACATGGATGAAGCACCTGAACCTAGCTATACAGGGAAAATGATGGAGGACATGGTAACAGGACTTGGAATTTCACAAGAAAAAGCTTCCTGTGAATGTCCAGTTGGTGAACCAGCATCTGGGAATGAGAGAAAGAAATCTAAGATGGGGAGAAAGAAATCTAAGATGGGGAATAAGGGAAATAGTGTTGTGATGGATGTCTTTATGGTAGATATTCCAGAAACAGATTTTGAACAGTTTAACAAGGATAAGCTGGATGTGATCCAGAATACAGTGCTATCCGAGGAAGACAGAGCCTCTGATGATGCACTTGTCAGTGTTCCTTCCGTTGACAACATAGTAGTTGACAAATTGAATATACAACCAATGTTAAAGGATGCAATaccttcattttcaaaattgggAGTGATAATAGATGGTGTTAGACTAGAAAGCCCCCAACAGTCACAAGGAGGAGCCCCACTCggaaatttgagaaaaaaacttCTTGTCCTTGATGTGAATGGACTACTTGTTGATATTGTTCCATCTGGGGCTGGAGGATATAAACAACATAAAATACTATCACAGAAAGCAG TTTTTAAGAGGCCCTTCTGTGAcgattttctgcagttttgcTTTGATAGATTTCATGTGGGTGTTTGGTCCTCAAGAACCAG GAAAAATGTGAATACAGTCCTTGATTTTCTTATGGGGAAATCCAAGTCTAATTTGCTTTTTTGCTGG GATCAGTCCCACTGTACAAAGACGGGTTACAACACTGTTGAGAACAGAGCAAAGCCCCTGCTTTTAAAGGAACTTAAAAATATATGGGAAAAGCACGAGCCAGATCTTCCGTGGGCAAGTGGAGAGTATAATGAGTCAAACACACTGTTACTGGATGATTCTCCCTATAAGGCCTTACGCAACCCT CCAAACACTGCAATCTTCCCGCATTCTTACTGTTACAAGGATAAAAGAGATAATTCTTTAG GACCTGGCGGTGATCTACGGGTTTATTTGGAAGGACTGGCTTTAGCTGACCACGTCCAAAAGTATGTTGAGCAGAATCCATTTGGCCAACGGCctatcacaaataaaaatttatcctGGGGTTTATACTGTAAGATTATTGGCAACACCTCATCAGAAAAGGGAGAAAATGCTACTAATGATCCTTCAGCTTGTCAACAAGAGGAAGAAGATGCTACCAATGATTCTTTGGCTTGTCAACAACAGGAAGAAGACGTTACTGATTATTCTTCAGCTTGA